A region from the Malus domestica chromosome 07, GDT2T_hap1 genome encodes:
- the LOC114825917 gene encoding uncharacterized protein, producing the protein MMKDSIGMQRKIPEAFLLWSSPLCVFLNSVTQRTRLRLQVKHHLRAVELRAAKPVKSFADREGALLQPVLPATVHRQNPIPATAGAVSEIQRWMLQILSEVDSCHRNLVVRRDLKPCKLLFGDDGVLKLVDFGQARILLDPGYVPDENPQPHERSALSQGAFQPPEVIPGKG; encoded by the exons ATGATGAAGGATTCAATTGGTATGCAGCGGAAAATCCCCGAAGCCTTCCTTTTGTGGTCCTCTCCTCTCTGCGTTTTCCTGAACTCAGTGACTCAGCGAACTCGTCTTCGTCTACAAGTGAAACACCACCTGCGAGCGGTTGAGCTACGAGCGGCAAAACCTGTGAAATCATTTGCAGATAGAGAGGGG GCACTGCTCCAACCAGTGCTTCCCGCTACAGTCCACCGCCAAAACCCAATTCCAGCAACCGCTGGAGCCGTGTCCGAGATCCAACGGTGGATGCTGCAAATCCTATCGGAGGTTGACTCGTGTCATCGGAATTTGGTGGTCCGCCGCGATTTGAAGCCCTGTAAATTGTTGTTTGGGGACGATGGAGTTCTCAAGCTGGTGGATTTTGGTCAGGCTAGGATACTCTTGGATCCGGGATATGTTCCTGATGAAAACCCACAACCGCATGAACGAAGCGCTCTCAGTCAGGGTGCCTTTCAGCCACCTGAAGTGATTCCCGGAAAAGGATGA